One stretch of Juglans microcarpa x Juglans regia isolate MS1-56 chromosome 3D, Jm3101_v1.0, whole genome shotgun sequence DNA includes these proteins:
- the LOC121256534 gene encoding 2-hydroxyisoflavanone dehydratase-like → MGSVGNEITHEFRFFRVHRDGRIEKFIPTHKIPPFNDPITGVQSKDVVISNKPPVSARIFLPRIIDTTRKLPVLFYIHGGAFCFESAFSPMYHKHVASLAAKANAIAVSVEYGLFPERPPPACYEDSWAGLQWIASHANGNGPEPWLNEHADLNRVFVGGDSGGGNISHTLAVRVGSIGLPGLKFIGAILVHPYFGGMEDDEMWLYMFPTSGGLEDPRLKPPAEDLSRLGCERMLIFFAENDHLRGVGGSYYEELKKSGWGGSMEVVEHRGEDHVFHLMKPDSENAVDLVNKFASFIVQD, encoded by the coding sequence ATGGGGTCGGTTGGCAATGAAATAACCCATGAATTTCGTTTCTTCCGGGTACACAGAGATGGTCGGATCGAAAAATTTATCCCGACGCATAAGATCCCACCCTTCAACGACCCAATTACTGGGGTCCAATCCAAGGACGTAGTTATTTCAAATAAACCTCCCGTATCCGCCCGGATATTCCTACCCCGGATCATTGACACTACTCGGAAACTTCCGGTACTCTTCTACATCCATGGCGGTGCCTTCTGCTTCGAGTCCGCCTTCTCTCCGATGTACCACAAGCACGTCGCCTCCTTGGCTGCTAAAGCCAATGCCATTGCCGTCTCGGTTGAGTATGGGCTTTTCCCGGAGCGGCCCCCACCCGCTTGTTATGAGGACTCGTGGGCGGGGCTCCAATGGATCGCATCTCATGCGAATGGAAACGGGCCGGAGCCATGGTTGAATGAACATGCGGATCTTAACCGGGTTTTCGTAGGTGGAGATAGTGGGGGCGGGAACATTTCTCACACGCTGGCCGTTCGGGTCGGATCTATAGGGCTACCGGGCTTGAAGTTTATTGGGGCGATTTTGGTTCACCCGTACTTTGGTGGCATGGAGGATGATGAGATGTGGTTGTATATGTTCCCAACGAGTGGTGGGTTGGAGGATCCAAGGCTGAAACCGCCCGCAGAGGATCTGAGTAGGCTGGGGTGCGAGAGGATGCTGATATTTTTTGctgaaaatgatcatttaagAGGCGTAGGCGGATCATATTACGAGGAACTGAAGAAGAGCGGGTGGGGTGGGAGTATGGAGGTTGTGGAGCATCGAGGAGAGGATCATGTTTTCCATCTTATGAAGCCAGATTCTGAAAATGCCGTTGATTTGGTCAACAAGTTTGCATCCTTTATCGTCCAAGACTAA
- the LOC121254945 gene encoding presequence protease 1, chloroplastic/mitochondrial-like has translation MERAALLRSLTCSPLACNAFLFRSSAHRFSRASLSPFSRSSSSFAPKRHRLIPHPTRRTLLRRSLLATTSSASSLNLRKRLSSLSTRAVATPPTQTSHEFAGARDEVAKKLGFEKVSEEFVGECKSRAVLYKHKKTGAEVMSVSNSDENKVFGVVFRTPPKDSTGIPHILEHSVLCGSRKYPLKEPFVELLKGSLHTFLNAFTYPDRTCYPVASTNTKDFYNLVDVYLDAVFFPKCVEDFHTFQQEGWHYELNDPSEDISYKGVVFNEMKGVYSQPDNILGRTAQQALFPDNTYGVDSGGDPQVIPKLTFEQFKEFHCKYYHPSNARIWFYGDDDPNERLRILSEYLDMFDASSAPKESKIEPQKLFSDPVRIVEKYPAGEGGDLKKKHMVCLNWLLSEKPLDLETELTLGFLDHLMLGTPASPLRKILLESGLGEAIVGGGVEDELLQPQFSIGLKGVSEPDIEKVEELIMSTLTLLAEEGFDADAVEASMNTIEFSLRENNTGSFPRGLSLMLRSIGKWIYDMDPFAPLKYEKPLMALKARIAEEGSKAVFSPLIEKFILKNPHRVTIEMQPDPDKASRDEDAEKEILENVKASMTEEDLAELARATQELRLKQETPDPPEALRSVPSLSLQDIPKEPICIPIEVGDINGVKVLQHDLFTNDVLYTEVVFNMGTLKQELLPLVPLFCQSLLEMGTKDLTFVQLNQLIGRKTGGISVYPFTSSVRGREDPCSYIVVRGKAMAERAEDLFYLVNRVLQEVQFTDQQRFKQFVSQSKARMENRLRGSGHGIVAARMGAKLNVAGWISEQMGGISYLEFLQSLEEKVDQDWDGISSSLEEIRKSLLSRNGCLVNLTADGKILTNSEKFVSRFIDSLPSSSLVETTNWNARLHSSNEAIVIPTQVNYVGKAANIYETGYQLDGSAHVISNYISNTWLWDRVRVSGGAYGGFCNFDTHSGVFSFLSYRDPNLLKTLDVYDGTVDFLRGLEMDDDTLTKAIIGTIGDVDSYQLPDAKGYSSMLRYLLGITEEERQRRREEILSTRLQDFKEFANAIESVKDKGVVAAVASPDDVEAALKERSNFFQIKKAL, from the exons ATGGAAAGAGCAGCTCTGCTCCGCTCTCTCACATGTTCTCCTCTCGCCTGCAACGCGTTCCTCTTCCGCTCCTCTGCTCATAGATTCTCTCGCGCTTCCCTATCCCCTTTCTCTCGCTCTTCCTCGTCTTTCGCCCCAAAGCGCCACCGTTTGATTCCCCATCCCACCAGACGAACCCTGCTCCGCCGGAGCTTGCTCGCTACTACGTCGTCCGCCTCTTCTCTTAACCTCAGAAAACGATTATCCTCTCTCTCCACGCGCGCCGTCGCCACACCCCCCACCCAAACTTCCCATG AGTTTGCAGGGGCACGAGATGAGGTTGCCAAGAAGCTCGGGTTCGAGAAAGTGTCCGAAGAGTTCGTCGGAGAGTGCAAATCAAGAGCCGTTCTCTACAAGCACAAAAAGACCGGTGCAGAGGTTATGTCGGTGTCGAACAGCGACGAGAATAAGGTCTTCGGCGTTGTCTTCCGCACGCCTCC AAAGGATTCCACCGGGATTCCACACATATTGGAACACAGTGTGCTGTGTGGGTCAAGAAAGTATCCCTTGAAAGAACCATTCGTTGAATTATTGAAAGGCAGTTTGCATACTTTTCTAAATGCATTCACATATCCTGATAGGACTTGTTACCCAGTTGCTTCCACAAATACGAAA GATTTCTATAACTTGGTTGATGTATACCTGGATGCTGTCTTCTTCCCAAAATGTGTGGAAGACTTCCATACTTTTCAACAGGAGGGTTGGCATTACGAGCTAAACGATCCTTCAGAAGATATATCTTATAAAG GTGTTGTTTTCAATGAGATGAAAGGTGTCTATTCCCAGCCTGATAATATATTAGGGCGGACAGCTCAACAG GCTCTCTTCCCAGACAATACTTATGGTGTTGACAGTGGAGGTGATCCACAAGTTATTCCGAAATTGACATTTGAGCAGTTCAAG GAATTTCATTGTAAATATTACCATCCCAGCAATGCCAGGATATGGTTTTATGGCGACGATGATCCAAATGAACGCCTACGTATCCTAAGTG AGTATCTGGATATGTTTGATGCAAGTTCTGCTCCAAAAGAATCAAAAATTGAACcacaaaaactattttcagaCCCAGTCAGGATTGTCGAGAAATATCCTGCTGGTGAAGGTGGGGATCTGAAGAAGAAGCATATGGTATGCCTTAATTGGTTACTCTCTGAGAAGCCCCTAGATCTGGAAACTGAGCTTACCCTTGGGTTCTTGGATCATCTTATGTTGGGAACTCCTGCTTCTCCATTAAGGAAAATCTTGCTGGAAAGTGGCTTAGGAGAGGCCATAGTTGGTGGTGGGGTTGAAGATGAGCTCCTTCAGCCTCAGTTTAGCATTGGTTTGAAGGGTGTCTCTGAACCTGATATTGAAAAGGTAGAAGAATTAATCATGAGTACGCTAACTTTGTTAGCGGAGGAAGGTTTTGATGCTGATGCTGTGGAGGCATCCATGAACACGATTGAGTTTTCTCTTAGGGAAAACAACACCGGATCATTTCCTCGTGGCTTGTCGCTTATGCTTCGGTCCATT GGTAAATGGATATATGATATGGACCCCTTTGCGCCATTAAAGTATGAAAAGCCCTTAATGGCCCTAAAAGCCAGAATAGCGGAGGAAGGCTCCAAAGCTGTCTTTTCTCCTCTAATAGAGAAATTCATCTTGAAAAATCCTCATCGTGTTACGATAGAAATGCAG CCTGATCCAGATAAAGCTTCACGTGATGAAGACGCTGAAAAGGAAATTTTGGAGAATGTTAAAGCAAGTATGACAGAGGAAGACCTTGCTGAGCTAGCACGTGCCACACAGGAGTTACGATTGAAGCAGGAAACTCCTGATCCACCAGAAGCCCTGAGAAGTGTCCCAAGCCTCTCTTTGCAAGACATCCCAAAAGAACCAATTTGCATTCCTATAGAG GTCGGGGATATCAATGGAGTAAAAGTTTTGCAGCATGATCTCTTTACAAATGATGTACTGTATACTGAAGTTGTCTTCAATATGGGTACACTGAAGCAAGAGCTGCTCCCTTTGGTACCACTTTTTTG CCAATCATTGCTGGAGATGGGTACAAAAGACTTGACTTTTGTTCAACTTAATCAGTTAATTGGAAGAAAAACTGGAGGAATATCGGTTTATCCATTCACGTCATCTGTACGAGGTAGAGAGGATCCATGTAGCTATATAGTTGTTCGAGGCAAAGCCATGGCAGAACGTGCTGAAGACCTATTTTACCtg GTTAATCGTGTTCTTCAAGAAGTCCAGTTTACAGATCAGCAGCGGTTTAAACAGTTTGTCTCACAAAGCAAAGCAAGAATGGAG aacCGGTTAAGAGGTAGTGGTCATGGAATTGTGGCTGCAAGGATGGGTGCGAAGTTAAATGTTGCCGGGTGGATTTCTGAGCAGATGGGTGGTATCAG TTATCTAGAATTCTTGCAATCTCTCGAAGAGAAAGTTGATCAAGATTGGGATGGAATTTCTTCATCTCTCGAGGAGATCCGCAAGTCCTTACTTTCAAGGAACGGTTGCCTTGTAAATTTGACTGCTGATGGAAAAATCCTCACAAACTCGGAAAAGTTTGTTAGCAGATTTATTGATTCACTTCCTAGCAGCTCTCTTGTTGAAACAACTAATTGGAATGCCCGGCTTCATTCTTCGAATGAAGCCATTGTGATACCCACTCAG GTCAATTATGTTGGTAAAGCAGCTAACATTTATGAAACTGGTTATCAACTTGATGGGAGTGCACATGTAATTTCAAACTACATTAGTAATACATGGTTATGGGATCGTGTGCGAGTTAGTGGTGGGGCTTACGGAGGCTTTTGTAACTTTGATACTCACTCAG gAGTCTTCTCCTTCTTATCTTATCGTGACCCCAACTTGTTAAAGACACTGGATGTATATGACGGAACTGTGGATTTTCTCCGCGGGCTGGAAATGGATGATGATACACTCACAAAAGCCATTATTGGTACCATTGGAGATGTGGATTCATACCAGCTCCCTGATGCCAAAGGTTATAGCAG TATGTTGCGGTATCTGTTGGGAATCACAGAAGAAGAAAGGCAAAGAAGACGTGAAGAGATATTATCAACCAG GCTGCAAGACTTCAAGGAATTTGCCAATGCAATTGAGTCAGTTAAAGACAAAGGTGTCGTGGCTGCAGTGGCTTCTCCGGATGACGTTGAAGCTGCGCTCAAGGAACGCTCTAACTTCTTTCAAATAAAGAAAGCCCTCTAA
- the LOC121256588 gene encoding probable carboxylesterase 5: MKTCFINSSKLLLPPRFPPIQFLCRPFSLCLNRASIYIYRRPQLAKILFHPNSPASNPYSSQRHTLNDEIAHEFRFFRVYKDGRVEKFQPTPKIPPSDDPVTGVRSKDVVISSEPPISARIFLPKINDPTRKLPVLFYIHGGGFCFLSAFSPLLHYYVSTLAAESNLIAVSVEYRLAPEHPIPACYEDSWAGFQWVASHANGNGPESWLNDHADFNRVFLAGDSAGGNISHNLASRVGSTQISDVKLVGAILVHPYFGGTDDDKMWLYMCPENSGLDDPRLKPAAEDLERLGCERVLVFVGGKDHLREVGWRYYKELKKSGWGGRVEIVENEGEDHCFHLDDLKQEKAVALIKRFASFINQEGAGAAM; encoded by the coding sequence ATGAAGACCTGTTTCATTAACTCTTCAAAGCTTCTTCTTCCCCCCCGTTTTCCTCCAATACAATTCCTCTGTCGTCCTTTCTCTCTCTGCCTTAACCGGGCCTCGATCTATATTTATCGAAGGCCTCAGCTAGCCAAAATCCTCTTCCACCCTAATTCACCAGCATCTAACCCTTACTCTTCGCAGAGGCACACTTTGAATGATGAAATAGCTCATGAATTCCGCTTCTTCCGAGTATACAAAGATGGTCGCGTGGAGAAATTCCAGCCCACTCCCAAGATCCCTCCGTCCGATGACCCCGTCACCGGAGTGCGATCCAAAGACGTTGTGATTTCGTCCGAACCTCCTATATCCGCCCGTATTTTCCTACCCAAGATTAACGATCCGACCCGGAAACTCCCTGTCCTGTTCTATATTCACGGTGGGGGCTTTTGCTTCTTATCTGCCTTCTCTCCTCTCTTACATTACTATGTGAGCACGTTGGCAGCTGAATCCAACCTAATTGCTGTCTCGGTTGAGTACCGGTTAGCTCCGGAGCACCCAATCCCAGCTTGCTATGAGGATTCTTGGGCGGGGTTCCAGTGGGTGGCGTCCCACGCTAACGGAAATGGACCTGAGTCATGGTTAAATGATCACGCTGATTTTAACAGAGTTTTCCTTGCCGGGGACAGTGCCGGAGGAAACATATCGCATAATTTGGCTTCTCGGGTCGGGTCGACCCAGATATCAGATGTGAAGCTGGTCGGGGCCATCTTGGTGCACCCGTATTTTGGAGGTACGGACGATGATAAAATGTGGCTATACATGTGTCCGGAGAACAGCGGTTTGGACGATCCTCGGCTGAAACCGGCTGCAGAGGATCTGGAAAGGCTAGGGTGTGAGAGGGTATTGGTGTTTGTGGGTGGAAAGGACCATTTGAGAGAGGTGGGTTGGCGTTATTACAAGGAACTGAAGAAGAGTGGGTGGGGAGGTAGGGTTGAGATCGTAGAGAACGAAGGTGAAGACCATTGCTTTCATCTGGATGACCTCAAGCAAGAGAAGGCGGTGGCTCTCATCAAACGCTTTGCATCCTTTATCAACCAAGAAGGAGCAGGCGCGGCAATGTGA
- the LOC121255830 gene encoding LOW QUALITY PROTEIN: probable carboxylesterase 12 (The sequence of the model RefSeq protein was modified relative to this genomic sequence to represent the inferred CDS: deleted 2 bases in 1 codon) translates to MDLRNSEIAHDHSPFLKIYKDGRIERMIGTEVVSPSLDPQTGVESKDVVISPETGVVVRIYIPKATIQTQKKLPVLVYFHGGGFCIETAFSPQYHRYLNSVVSEANVVAVSVDYRRAPEHPLPAAYDDSWTVLKWVESHADEKGPDEWLKSHADFERVFLAGDSAGANIAHHMGLRVGAEGLHAGVKLEGIVLVHPYFWGKEPIGGEMGKAEKRAKVDALWRFVCPATSGSDDPYLNPASDPNLGSLGTGKVLICVAEKDLFKDRGWYYREILEKSGWGGVVKVLESAEDHVFHMFNPACENAKALLERIVSLVNHGEL, encoded by the exons ATGGATCTAAGGAACAGTGAAATAGCCCATGACCACTCCCCATTTCTTAAGATCTACAAAGATGGTCGTATAGAGCGAATGATAGGCACGGAGGTCGTATCCCCATCCCTTGATCCCCAAACCGGTGTTGAATCCAAAGATGTCGTTATCTCACCCGAAACGGGCGTAGTTGTCAGGATTTACATCCCCAAAGCCACCATCCAGACCCAAAAAAAGCTTCCCGTTCTTGTTTACTTCCATGGTGGTGGCTTTTGCATCGAAACTGCTTTCTCTCCACAATACCATAGGTACCTTAACTCCGTCGTGTCCGAAGCCAATGTCGTTGCTGTCTCTGTAGACTACAGGAGAGCCCCAGAACACCCTCTTCCTGCTGCTTATGATGATTCCTGGACTGTGCTTAAATGGGTTGAGTCACATGCTGATGAAAAGGGGCCCGATGAATGGTTGAAAAGCCATGCTGATTTTGAAAGAGTGTTTCTTGCCGGGGACAGTGCTGGGGCTAATATTGCCCACCACATGGGATTGAGGGTGGGGGCAGAAGGATTGCATGCTGGTGTTAAGCTTGAAGGAATTGTTTTAGTGCATCCATATTTCTGGGGCAAAGAACCGATCGGTGGCGAAATGGGTAAGGCTGAGAAGAGAGCAAAAGTCGATGCTTTGTGGCGTTTCGTTTGCCCGGCGACGAGTGGGAGCGATGACCCGTATCTAAACCCCGCTTCGGATCCGAATCTGGGAAGCTTAGGGACAGGGAAAGTGCTGATTTGTGTTGCAGAGAAGGATTTGTTTAAAGATAGGGGTTGGTATTACCGCGAGATATTAGAGAAGAGTGGGTGGGGAGGTGTTGTGAAGGTTTTGGAATCAGCT GAGGACCATGTGTTCCATATGTTCAATCCAGCTTGTGAAAATGCCAAAGCTTTGCTCGAGAGGATTGTTTCTCTCGTCAATCATGGCGAGCTCTGA
- the LOC121255549 gene encoding 2-hydroxyisoflavanone dehydratase-like encodes MASSDEEITHHFRFFHEYKDGRVVIHRPPVEKLPPSDDPVTGVRSKDAVISSEPAVSVRIFIQKSADSTQKLPLLFYIHGGGFCMQSAFSAQHHNFLNTFVAKANVIAVSVEYGLFPTRPIPACYEDSWAALQWVASHSNRNGPEPWLNDYADFQRVFIGGNSAGGNISHTLAVRVGSIGLPGVKVVGVVLIHPYFGGTGDDRMWLHMCPTNGGLEDPRLKPAAGDLARLGCERVLIFVAEKDHLMDVGKRYYEELKKSGWGGSVEIVENLGEEHCFHLHNLKYDKAVAVIDKFVSFVKQDR; translated from the coding sequence ATGGCCTCGAGCGACGAGGAAATCACCCACCACTTCCGTTTCTTCCATGAATACAAAGACGGCCGCGTTGTGATACACCGCCCACCAGTTGAAAAACTCCCACCCTCCGATGACCCAGTCACCGGGGTCCGATCAAAGGACGCCGTAATTTCATCCGAACCTGCGGTCTCAGTTCGTATATTTATACAAAAATCCGCCGACTCGACCCAGAAACTCCCTCTCCTATTCTACATCCATGGCGGCGGTTTCTGCATGCAATCCGCTTTTTCTGCCCAGCACCATAATTTCCTCAACACGTTCGTCGCGAAAGCTAACGTTATTGCAGTCTCGGTCGAGTACGGGCTGTTCCCAACCCGACCAATACCCGCCTGTTACGAGGACTCCTGGGCCGCTCTCCAGTGGGTGGCATCCCACAGCAATAGAAACGGACCCGAGCCGTGGTTAAACGACTATGCAGATTTCCAACGAGTTTTCATTGGGGGAAATAGCGCCGGAGGGAACATATCGCACACTCTAGCAGTCCGAGTCGGATCGATCGGGCTTCCCGGAGTGAAGGTGGTTGGTGTGGTGCTGATTCACCCATATTTCGGAGGTACGGGCGATGACAGAATGTGGCTGCACATGTGTCCGACGAATGGCGGGTTGGAGGATCCAAGGCTGAAACCAGCGGCAGGGGATCTAGCCAGGCTTGGGTGTGAGAGGGTGTTGATTTTTGTGGCAGAGAAGGACCATTTGATGGATGTGGGTAAGCGCTACTACGAGGAACTGAAGAAAAGTGGGTGGGGAGGCAGTGTGGAGATTGTGGAGAATTTAGGGGAGGAGCACTGCTTCCATCTTCACAACCTCAAATATGACAAGGCAGTGGCTGTGATTGATAAGTTCGTTTCCTTTGTTAAACAGGATCGCTAA
- the LOC121254077 gene encoding probable carboxylesterase 2, which yields MDSGSTSEVALEFLPYFRAYKDGRVERFFGTDVVPPSIDSHSGTATKDVQIVQETGLAARIFIPGTIDPGQKLPVLVYYHGGSFYMGSPFCATYHNHLASLVVEANIVAVSVSYRLAPEHPVPIGYEDSWVALQWVASHFAGEGSEAWLRDHVDFQRVFLAGDSMGGNIVHNMAARAGVEGLPGVRLLGICLVHPYFARKETVGTCVADRSWLFTCPTTSGFDDPRINPAEDSRLSRLGCSRVLIFITEKDETRDRGLFYYETLRTSGWGGVVEIVEAEGEEHVFHLFRPNCEKALALLKKLSSFINQDNA from the coding sequence ATGGATTCGGGGAGTACTAGTGAAGTTGCACTCGAATTCCTTCCATATTTTCGCGCATACAAAGATGGGCGAGTGGAGAGGTTCTTTGGCACCGATGTCGTCCCTCCATCAATCGATTCCCACAGTGGCACTGCCACTAAAGATGTTCAAATTGTTCAGGAAACAGGCCTCGCAGCACGTATTTTCATCCCCGGCACCATTGACCCAGGCCAGAAGCTCCCTGTCCTAGTCTACTATCATGGAGGCAGCTTCTACATGGGTTCGCCATTTTGTGCAACGTATCACAACCACCTTGCTTCTCTCGTCGTCGAGGCCAACATTGTTGCAGTCTCTGTTTCTTACAGATTAGCCCCAGAACACCCTGTGCCGATTGGTTACGAAGACTCATGGGTTGCACTTCAGTGGGTGGCTTCCCATTTTGCAGGCGAAGGCTCTGAGGCCTGGCTCAGAGATCACGTTGATTTTCAGCGTGTTTTTCTGGCCGGGGACAGCATGGGAGGCAATATCGTGCACAACATGGCAGCGCGGGCTGGGGTTGAAGGTTTGCCAGGAGTGAGACTGTTAGGAATCTGTTTGGTTCACCCCTATTTTGCAAGAAAAGAAACTGTAGGAACATGCGTCGCGGACAGATCGTGGCTATTTACATGTCCTACGACAAGCGGATTCGATGATCCGAGGATAAACCCGGCCGAGGATTCGAGGCTTTCGAGGCTCGGGTGCTCCAGGGTGTTGATATTTATTACTGAGAAGGATGAGACGAGGGACAGAGGTTTGTTCTATTACGAGACACTACGGACGAGTGGGTGGGGAGGAGTGGTGGAGATTGTGGAGGCGGAAGGGGAAGAGCATGTGTTTCATCTGTTCAGACCAAATTGTGAGAAGGCTCTGGCCTTGTTGAAGAAGTTGTCTTCTTTCATAAACCAAGACAACGCTTAA